In Leucobacter sp. CX169, a single genomic region encodes these proteins:
- a CDS encoding aldehyde dehydrogenase, whose product MSYTVINPATGAAVTEVEHLDVDATDRAIAQAARAQQEWARVAPVDRARALRRFADAVDGDLERLAHLETVNSGHPISQSRWEAGHVRDVLEYYSASPERLLGQQIPVAGGMNVTFHEPLGVVGVITPWNFPMTIAAWGFAPALAAGNAVVLKPAEWTPLTSLRLGELALESGLPEGLFQVLSGRGSVVGERFVTNPEVRKIVFTGSTAVGKQIMSGCADQVKRVTLELGGKSANIVFADSDIEKAAATAPYSVFDNAGQDCCARSRLLVQRSVYDRFMEHFETAVQNVKVGDPLDEATEVGPLVTLAHRESVASFLPEGAPIAFQGSCPDGPGAWFAPTVVTPERDSRLAREEIFGPVVAVLPFEDEADAIALANDTEYGLSGSIWTNDLARGIRVARGVDGGNLSVNSHSSVRYSTPFGGFKQSGLGRELGPDAPLSFTETKNVFFASE is encoded by the coding sequence ATGAGCTACACCGTCATCAACCCGGCGACCGGGGCGGCCGTCACCGAGGTCGAGCATCTCGACGTCGACGCCACCGACCGGGCCATCGCTCAGGCCGCTCGCGCGCAGCAGGAATGGGCCCGGGTTGCCCCGGTCGACCGGGCGCGAGCACTGCGCCGCTTCGCCGACGCCGTCGATGGCGACCTCGAACGCCTTGCGCACCTCGAGACCGTGAACTCGGGCCACCCCATCTCGCAGTCGCGCTGGGAGGCCGGCCACGTCCGCGACGTGCTCGAGTACTACTCCGCGTCCCCCGAACGCCTGCTCGGACAGCAGATCCCGGTGGCTGGCGGCATGAACGTGACGTTCCACGAGCCGCTCGGCGTCGTCGGCGTCATCACCCCGTGGAACTTCCCGATGACGATCGCCGCCTGGGGCTTCGCTCCCGCGCTGGCCGCCGGAAACGCCGTCGTCCTGAAGCCGGCGGAGTGGACGCCGCTCACCAGCCTCCGCCTCGGCGAGCTCGCCCTCGAGTCGGGCCTGCCCGAGGGACTCTTCCAGGTGCTCAGCGGGCGCGGTTCGGTGGTCGGCGAGCGGTTCGTCACGAACCCCGAGGTGCGCAAGATCGTCTTCACCGGATCGACAGCGGTGGGCAAGCAGATCATGTCCGGCTGCGCCGACCAGGTCAAGCGAGTCACCCTCGAACTCGGCGGCAAGAGCGCGAACATTGTGTTCGCGGATTCGGACATCGAGAAGGCGGCCGCCACCGCGCCGTACTCGGTCTTCGACAACGCCGGGCAGGACTGCTGCGCGCGCAGCCGGCTGCTCGTGCAGCGCAGCGTGTACGACCGCTTCATGGAACACTTCGAGACCGCCGTACAGAACGTGAAGGTCGGCGACCCCCTGGACGAGGCGACCGAAGTCGGGCCGCTCGTCACCCTCGCGCATCGCGAGAGCGTGGCCTCCTTCCTCCCAGAGGGCGCCCCGATCGCGTTCCAGGGATCCTGCCCCGACGGGCCAGGCGCCTGGTTTGCGCCGACCGTGGTGACCCCCGAGCGGGACAGCCGGCTGGCCCGCGAGGAGATCTTTGGCCCCGTGGTCGCGGTGCTGCCGTTCGAGGACGAGGCCGACGCCATCGCGCTGGCGAACGACACCGAGTACGGGCTCAGCGGCTCGATCTGGACGAACGACCTCGCGCGCGGCATTCGCGTCGCCCGCGGCGTCGACGGCGGCAACCTCTCCGTGAACTCCCACTCCTCGGTGCGGTACTCGACCCCGTTCGGCGGCTTCAAGCAGTCGGGTCTCGGCCGTGAGCTCGGCCCCGACGCCCCGCTCAGCTTCACCGAGACGAAGAACGTGTTCTTCGCGTCCGAGTAG